A single region of the Ziziphus jujuba cultivar Dongzao chromosome 10, ASM3175591v1 genome encodes:
- the LOC107434807 gene encoding calcium-transporting ATPase 1, endoplasmic reticulum-type, whose amino-acid sequence MGKGGENYGKKESIGTESLNRDPFPAWSKDVRECEERFKVNRERGLSSDQVDNQRKIYGWNELEKHEGASIFKLILEQFNDTLVRILLAAAVISFVLAWYDGEEGGEMEITAFVEPLVIFLILIVNAIVGIWQESNAEKALEALKEIQSEHATVIRDGKKITNLPSKELVPGDIVELRVGDKVPADMRVLSLVSSTVRVEQGSLTGESEAVSKTVKVVPENSDIQGKKCMVFAGTTMVSGHCFCLVTHTGMNSEIGKVHAHIHEASQSEEDTPLKKKLNEFGETLTFIIGLICALVWLINVKYFLSWEYVDGWPKNFKFSFEKCTYYFEIAVALAVAAIPEGLPAVITTCLALGTRKMAQKNALVRRLPSVETLGCTTVICSDKTGTLTTNQMAVAKLVAIGSRAGTLRSFDVGGTTYNPFDGKIHGWPGAQMDANLQTVAKIAAVCNDAGVELSGNHYVVNGLPTEAALKVLVEKMGIPEGLDSGSLSTRDDVLRCSQIWNEIEHRIATLEFDRDRKSMGVIVNSKSGKKSLLVKGAVENLLERSSCIQLADGNIAVLDQNSKDLILESLKEMSTSALRCLGFAYKEDLPEFATYNGDEDHPAHQLLLDPLKYSLIESQLIFVGLVGLRDPPRKEVRQAIEDCKAAGIRVMVITGDNKNTAEAICREIGVFGPFEDISSRSLTGKEFMEIRDQKNHLRQSGGLLFSRAEPRHKQDIVRLLKDDGEVVAMTGDGVNDAPALKLADIGIAMGIAGTEVAKEASDMVLADDNFSTIVAAVGEGRSIYNNMKAFIRYMISSNIGEVASIFLTAALGIPEGMIPVQLLWVNLVTDGPPATALGFNPPDKDIMRKPPRRSDDSLITAWILFRYLVIGLYVGIATVGIFIIWYTHDSFLGIDLSGDGHSLVTYSQLANWGQCSSWEGFSVSPFTAGDQVFNFDASPCEYFQSGKIKASTLSLSVLVAIEMFNSLNALSEDGSLLTMPPWVNPWLLLAMSVSFGLHFLILYVPFLAQVFNIVPLSLNEWLLVLAVSFPVILIDEILKFVGRCTSGLRNPRARKTSKHKSE is encoded by the exons ATGGGGAAAGGAGGTGAGAACTATGGGAAAAAAGAGAGCATCGGCACCGAATCTTTGAATCGGGACCCGTTCCCTGCGTGGTCGAAGGACGTTCGCGAATGCGAAGAGAGATTCAAGGTGAATCGCGAACGAGGATTGTCGTCCGACCAAGTTGATAATCAGAGGAAGATCTATGGCTGGAACGAATTGGAGAAGCACGAGGGAGCTTCAATATTCAAGCTGATACTCGAGCAGTTCAACGACACTCTGGTGAGGATTCTATTGGCTGCCGCGGTTATTTCCTTTGTTCTTGCTTGGTACGATGGCGAGGAAGGCGGCGAGATGGAGATCACGGCGTTTGTGGAGCCGCTTGTTATCTTCTTGATCTTGATTGTGAATGCCATTGTGGGCATTTGGCAAGAAAGCAATGCCGAGAAAGCGTTAGAGGCTCTGAAAGAGATACAATCAGAGCACGCAACCGTGATTCGTGATGGTAAGAAAATTACGAATTTGCCATCCAAGGAGCTTGTTCCTGGTGATATTGTAGAATTGAGAGTTGGTGATAAGGTCCCTGCCGATATGAGGGTTTTGAGTTTGGTCAGCTCCACGGTTCGAGTTGAGCAAGGGTCGTTGACGGGAGAGAGTGAAGCTGTTAGCAAGACCGTTAAGGTTGTACCTGAAAATTCAGATATCCAGGGAAAGAAATGTATGGTTTTTGCAGGGACAACGATGGTAAGTGGGCATTGTTTTTGCTTGGTTACTCATACTGGGATGAATTCAGAAATAGGGAAGGTTCATGCCCATATCCATGAAGCATCACAGAGTGAGGAAGATACCCCTTTGAAGAAGAAGTTGAACGAATTCGGAGAGACTCTGACCTTCATAATAGGATTGATTTGTGCATTGGTTTGGCTTATTAATGTGAAGTACTTCCTGAGCTGGGAATATGTTGATGGGTGGCCCAAAAACTTTAAGTTTTCATTCGAGAAGTGTACTTATTACTTTGAGATTGCTGTGGCATTGGCTGTGGCAGCCATTCCTGAAGGTCTGCCGGCAGTTATCACAACTTGCTTGGCACTTGGTACACGGAAGATGGCTCAAAAGAATGCGCTTGTTCGTAGGTTGCCCAGCGTTGAGACTCTTGGTTGTACAACCGTGATATGTTCTGATAAGACGGGTACTTTGACTACCAACCAGATGGCTGTGGCAAAGCTTGTGGCAATTGGTTCAAGGGCTGGTACCCTCCGATCCTTTGATGTGGGTGGAACCACATATAATCCTTTTGATGGAAAGATTCATGGCTGGCCAGGAGCTCAAATGGATGCAAATCTTCAAACTGTTGCGAAGATTGCTGCAGTGTGTAATGATGCGGGTGTTGAACTTTCTGGAAATCATTATGTGGTCAATGGACTTCCGACTGAAGCAGCATTGAAG GTTCTCGTTGAAAAAATGGGAATCCCTGAAGGGTTGGATTCTGGTTCATTATCAACTCGTGATGATGTACTAC gTTGTTCTCAAATCTGGAATGAAATTGAGCATCGGATTGCAACACTGGAGTTTGACCGTGATCGTAAATCCATGGGAGTCATTGTGAATTCTAAATCTGGAAAAAAGTCCTTGCTAGTCAAG GGAGCGGTTGAAAATTTATTGGAACGAAGTTCATGTATACAGCTGGCTGATGGCAACATCGCAGTGCTGGATCAAAATTCAAAGGATCTTATCTTAGAAAGCCTTAAGGAAATGTCAACAAGTGCATTACGTTGCTTGGGTTTCGCATATAAGGAAGACCTGCCAGAGTTTGCAACGTATAACGGTGATGAAGACCATCCAGCTCATCAACTTTTACTTGATCCATTAAAGTATTCTTTAATTGAGAGTCAACTCATTTTTGTTGGTCTGGTTGGGCTAAGG gaCCCTCCAAGAAAAGAGGTTCGTCAAGCTATTGAGGACTGCAAAGCTGCTGGAATCCGTGTAATGGTTATTACAGGCGACAACAAGAATACTGCTGAAGCTATTTGCCGAGAAATAGGTgtatttggaccttttgaagATATCAGTTCCAGAAGTTTGACTGGAAAAGAATTCATGGAGATTCGTGATCAGAAAAATCATTTAAGACAGAGTGGAGGCCTATTATTCTCTAGGGCTGAACCAAGGCATAAACAGGACATAGTGAGATTGCTCAAAGACGATGGTGAAGTGGTTGCAATGACCGGTGATGGAGTAAATGATGCACCTGCCTTGAAATTGGCTGATATAGGGATTGCAATGGGCATTGCTGGGACAGAG GTTGCTAAAGAGGCCTCTGACATGGTGTTAGCGGATGACAATTTCAGCACAATAGTTGCTGCTGTTGGTGAAGGAAGATCTATTTACAACAACATGAAGGCTTTTATCAG GTACATGATTTCCTCAAATATTGGTGAAGTGGCTTCAATATTTTTAACGGCTGCTCTAGGTATTCCAGAGGGCATGATACCTGTACAGCTTCTCTGGGTGAATCTTGTTACTGATGGACCCCCTGCAACTGCTTTGGGATTCAATCCTCCAGACAAAGATATAATGCGAAAGCCTCCTAGAAGAAGTGATGACTCCTTGATAACGGCTTGGATTTTGTTTCGATATCTG GTTATTGGACTGTATGTTGGAATAGCTACAGTTGGGATATTTATCATCTGGTACACACATGACTCATTTTTGGGCATTGACTTGAGTGGAGATGGTCATAGTCTTGTCACCTATTCTCAACTTGCAAACTGGGGTCAATGCTCCTCTTGGGAGGGTTTTTCAGTGTCTCCCTTCACGGCGGGGGATCAGGTGTTCAATTTCGATGCAAGCCCATGTGAGTACTTCCAGTCTGGAAAAATTAAAGCTTCCACTCTCTCCCTCTCAGTTTTGGTTGCCATTGAGATGTTCAACTCACTTAACGCCTTATCTGAGGATGGGAGCCTATTGACAATGCCCCCTTGGGTTAATCCATGGCTGCTTCTGGCCATGTCGGTCTCCTTTGGCTTGCACTTTCTGATCCTCTATGTGCCATTCCTTGCACAAGTATTCAACATTGTCCCTCTCAGCCTAAATGAGTGGCTCCTGGTGCTGGCAGTCTCATTTCCCGTGATTTTAATTGATGAGATACTCAAGTTTGTTGGTAGATGTACAAGTGGGTTGAGGAATCCTCGTGCAAGGAAAACTTCAAAGCACAAATCTGAGTGA
- the LOC107434809 gene encoding histone H4: protein MSGRGKGGKGLGKGGAKRHRKVLRDNIQGITKPAIRRLARRGGVKRISGLIYEETRGVLKIFLENVIRDAVTYTEHARRKTVTAMDVVYALKRQGRTLYGFGG, encoded by the coding sequence ATGTCGGGCCGTGGAAAAGGAGGCAAGGGATTGGGAAAAGGTGGTGCGAAACGTCACCGTAAGGTCCTCCGGGATAACATTCAAGGAATTACGAAGCCTGCCATTCGTCGTCTTGCTCGTAGAGGTGGTGTGAAGCGTATAAGTGGTCTGATCTACGAGGAGACTCGTGGGGTTCTCAAGATCTTCCTTGAGAACGTGATTCGTGACGCTGTCACGTACACTGAGCACGCTAGGAGGAAGACGGTGACTGCCATGGATGTTGTTTATGCACTCAAGAGGCAGGGTAGGACTCTGTATGGATTTGGGGGTTAG
- the LOC107434804 gene encoding calcium-transporting ATPase 1, endoplasmic reticulum-type, which translates to MGKGGQNYGKKESIGTESSNRDPFLAWSKDVRECEERFKVNRERGLSSDQVENQRKIYGWNELEKHEGASIFKLILEQFNDTLVRILLAAAVISFVLAWYDGEEGGEMEITAFVEPLVIFLILIVNAIVGIWQESNAEKALEALKEIQSEHATVIRDGKKITNLPSKELVPGDIVELRVGDKVPADMRVLSLVSSTVRVEQGSLTGESEAVSKTVKVVPENSDIQGKKCMVFAGTTMVSGHCFCLVTHTGMNSEIGKVHSHIHEASQIEEDTPLKKKLNEFGETLTVIIGLICALVWLINVKYFLSWEYVDGWPKNFKFSFEKCTYYFEIAVALAVAAIPEGLPAVITTCLALGTRKMAQKNALVRKLPSVETLGCTTVICSDKTGTLTTNQMAVAKLVAIGSRAGTLRSFDVDGTTFNPFDGKIHGWPGAQMDANLQMVAKIAAVCNDAGVELSGNQYVVNGLPTEAALKVLVEKMGLPEGLDSGTSLAHGDVLRCSQIWNKVEHRIATLEFDRDRKSMGVIVNSDSGKKSLLVKGAVENILERSSFIQLGDGNIVELDQNSKDLILECLQEISTSALRCLGFSYKEDLPEFATYNGDEDHPAHQLLLDPSNYSKIESQLIFVGLVGLRDPPRKEVRQAIEDCKAAGIRVMVITGDNKNTAEAICREIGVFGPFEDISSRSLTGKEFMEILDQKNHLRQSGGLLVSRAEPRHKQDIVRLLKDDGEVVAMTGDGVNDAPALKLADIGIAMGIAGTEVAKEASDMVLADDNFSTIVAAVGEGRSIYNNMKAFIRYMISSNIGEVASIFLTAALGIPEGMIPVQLLWVNLVTDGPPATALGFNPPDKDIMRKPPRRSDDSLITPWILFRYLVIGLYVGIATVGIFIIWYTHDSFLGIDLSGDGHSLVTYSQLANWGQCSSWEGFSVSPFTAGDQVFNFDANPCEYFQSGKIKASTLSLSVLVAIEMFNSLNALSEDGSLLTMPPWVNPWLLLAMSVSFGLHFLILYVPFLAQVFNIVPLSLNEWLLVLAVAFPVILIDEMLKFVGRCTSGLQFSGASRTSKQKSE; encoded by the exons ATGGGGAAAGGAGGGCAGAACTATGGGAAAAAGGAGAGCATCGGCACCGAATCTTCGAATCGGGACCCGTTCCTTGCGTGGTCGAAGGACGTTCGAGAATGCGAAGAGAGATTCAAGGTGAATCGCGAACGAGGATTGTCGTCCGACCAAGTTGAAAATCAGAGGAAGATCTATGGCTGGAACGAATTGGAGAAGCACGAGGGAGCTTCAATATTCAAGCTGATACTTGAGCAGTTCAACGATACTCTGGTGAGGATTCTATTGGCTGCCGCGGTTATTTCCTTTGTTCTTGCTTGGTACGATGGTGAGGAAGGCGGCGAGATGGAGATCACGGCGTTTGTGGAGCCGCTTGTTATCTTCTTGATCTTGATTGTGAATGCCATTGTGGGCATTTGGCAAGAAAGCAATGCCGAGAAAGCGTTAGAGGCTCTGAAAGAGATACAATCAGAGCACGCAACCGTGATTCGTGATGGTAAGAAAATTACGAATTTGCCATCCAAGGAGCTTGTTCCTGGTGATATTGTAGAATTGAGAGTTGGTGATAAGGTCCCTGCCGATATGAGGGTTTTGAGTTTGGTCAGCTCCACGGTTCGAGTTGAGCAAGGGTCGTTGACGGGAGAGAGTGAAGCTGTTAGCAAGACCGTTAAGGTTGTACCTGAAAATTCAGATATCCAGGGAAAGAAATGTATGGTTTTTGCAGGGACAACGATGGTAAGTGGGCATTGTTTTTGCTTGGTTACTCATACTGGGATGAATTCCGAAATAGGGAAGGTTCATTCCCATATCCATGAAGCATCACAGATTGAGGAAGATACCCCTTTGAAGAAGAAGTTGAACGAATTCGGAGAGACTCTGACCGTCATAATAGGATTGATTTGTGCATTGGTTTGGCTTATTAATGTGAAGTACTTCCTGAGCTGGGAATATGTTGATGGGTGGCCCAAAAACTTTAAGTTTTCATTCGAGAAGTGTACTTATTACTTTGAGATTGCTGTGGCATTGGCTGTGGCAGCCATTCCTGAAGGTCTGCCGGCAGTTATCACAACTTGCTTGGCACTTGGTACACGGAAGATGGCTCAAAAGAATGCGCTTGTTCGTAAGTTGCCCAGCGTTGAGACTCTTGGTTGTACAACCGTGATCTGTTCTGATAAGACGGGTACTTTGACTACCAACCAGATGGCTGTGGCAAAACTTGTTGCCATTGGTTCAAGGGCTGGCACTCTACGATCCTTTGACGTGGATGGGACCACATTTAATCCTTTTGATGGAAAGATTCATGGCTGGCCAGGAGCTCAAATGGATGCAAATCTTCAAATGGTTGCGAAGATTGCTGCAGTGTGTAACGATGCTGGTGTTGAACTTTCTGGGAATCAATATGTGGTCAACGGACTTCCCACTGAGGCAGCGTTGAAG GTTCTTGTTGAAAAAATGGGACTTCCTGAAGGGTTGGATTCTGGTACATCTTTAGCTCATGGTGATGTACTAC GTTGTtcacaaatatggaataaaGTTGAGCATAGGATTGCAACTCTGGAGTTTGACCGTGATCGTAAATCCATGGGAGTCATTGTGAATTCTGACTCTGGAAAAAAGTCCTTGCTAGTCAAG GGAGCAGTTGAAAATATATTGGAAAGGAGTTCATTCATACAGCTGGGTGATGGCAACATCGTAGAGTTGGACCAAAATTCGAAGGATCTTATCTTAGAATGTCTTCAGGAAATATCAACAAGTGCATTACGTTGCTTGGGTTTTTCTTACAAGGAAGACCTACCAGAGTTTGCGACCTATAATGGTGATGAAGACCATCCAGCTCATCAACTTTTACTTGATCCATCAAATTATTCTAAAATTGAAAGCCAACTCATTTTTGTTGGTCTGGTTGGGCTAAGG gaCCCTCCAAGAAAAGAGGTTCGTCAAGCTATTGAGGACTGCAAAGCTGCTGGAATCCGTGTAATGGTTATTACAGGCGACAACAAGAATACTGCTGAAGCTATTTGCCGAGAAATAGGTgtatttggaccttttgaagATATCAGTTCCAGAAGTTTGACTGGAAAAGAATTCATGGAGATTCTTGATCAGAAAAATCATTTAAGACAGAGTGGAGGCCTATTAGTCTCTAGGGCTGAACCAAGGCATAAACAGGACATAGTGAGATTGCTCAAAGACGATGGTGAAGTGGTTGCAATGACCGGTGATGGAGTAAATGATGCACCTGCCTTGAAATTGGCTGATATAGGGATTGCAATGGGCATTGCTGGCACAGAG GTGGCAAAGGAAGCCTCTGACATGGTGTTGGCGGATGACAATTTCAGCACTATAGTTGCTGCTGTTGGTGAAGGAAGATCTATTTACAACAACATGAAGGCTTTCATCAG GTACATGATTTCATCTAATATTGGTGAAGTGGCTTCAATATTTTTAACTGCTGCTCTGGGTATTCCAGAGGGCATGATACCTGTTCAGCTTCTCTGGGTGAATCTGGTTACTGATGGACCCCCAGCTACCGCTTTGGGATTCAATCCTCCAGACAAAGATATAATGAGAAAGCCCCCTAGAAGAAGTGATGACTCGTTGATAACTCCTTGGATCTTGTTTCGCTATCTG GTTATTGGTCTCTATGTTGGAATAGCTACAGTTGGGATCTTCATCATCTGGTACACACATGACTCATTTTTGGGCATCGACTTGAGTGGTGATGGTCATAGTCTCGTCACCTATTCTCAACTTGCAAACTGGGGTCAGTGCTCCTCTTGGGAGGGTTTTTCAGTGTCTCCCTTCACAGCTGGGGATCAGGTGTTCAACTTTGATGCAAACCCGTGTGAGTACTTCCAGTCCGGCAAAATTAAAGCTTCCACTCTCTCCCTCTCAGTTTTGGTTGCCATTGAGATGTTCAACTCACTTAACGCCTTATCCGAAGATGGGAGCCTATTGACGATGCCCCCTTGGGTTAATCCATGGCTGCTTCTGGCCATGTCGGTCTCCTTTGGCTTGCACTTTTTGATCCTCTATGTGCCATTCCTTGCACAAGTATTCAACATTGTCCCTCTCAGCCTCAATGAATGGCTCCTTGTGCTGGCAGTGGCTTTTCCGGTGATTCTAATTGATGAGATGCTCAAGTTTGTTGGGAGGTGTACAAGTGGATTGCAGTTTTCTGGTGCAAGCAGAACTTCAAAGCAGAAATCAGAGTGA